One stretch of Streptomyces zhihengii DNA includes these proteins:
- a CDS encoding helix-turn-helix domain-containing protein: protein MRSLEFRSHRLAEVQEFLSWAYAPIRLGNHGHAVGVQVERISSDGLSMDRLDVDSTLSYDAAALGRVCLITVHHGAVADTTTGRRVVHGPGETFLLAQPDRPCTGELCAARCTVTLFDPGLLDQVAEGAVPSGGPVRFTGQQPVDAAANRSLGVTVSFLRDHVLAGPDGNNLVVETAVRHLAAVTLSALPNTTMDDGLGWPGNHDAGPETLRRATAFIEDNAHRDIGLADIAAAVFVTPRAVQYAFSRHADTTPLGYLRRVRLFHAHTDLVAATPHGASVITIAARWGFNHQGRFAAAYRAAYGVSPSATLRAGPDQTAESLQTEQPPPLTARAGIPGSGPP from the coding sequence ATGAGATCGCTGGAGTTCCGCAGCCACAGACTGGCGGAGGTGCAGGAGTTCCTGTCCTGGGCCTATGCACCCATACGGCTCGGGAACCATGGGCATGCGGTGGGGGTACAGGTGGAGCGGATTTCGTCGGACGGCCTGAGCATGGACCGTCTCGATGTCGACTCCACTCTGTCCTACGACGCGGCCGCCCTCGGAAGGGTTTGCCTGATCACCGTCCACCACGGTGCGGTCGCCGACACCACCACAGGGCGCCGAGTTGTTCACGGGCCGGGGGAGACATTCCTGCTCGCCCAGCCCGACCGCCCCTGCACCGGTGAGCTGTGTGCCGCACGGTGCACGGTCACCCTGTTCGACCCCGGTCTGCTCGACCAGGTCGCGGAGGGCGCAGTACCCAGCGGCGGCCCGGTGCGCTTCACCGGCCAGCAGCCCGTCGACGCGGCAGCCAACCGGAGCCTGGGGGTGACGGTCTCCTTCCTGCGTGATCACGTCTTGGCCGGTCCCGACGGGAACAACCTGGTGGTGGAGACCGCCGTGCGGCATCTAGCAGCCGTCACCCTATCCGCCCTGCCTAACACGACAATGGACGACGGACTGGGCTGGCCCGGCAACCACGATGCAGGACCTGAGACGCTGCGCCGGGCGACGGCGTTCATCGAGGACAACGCCCACCGCGACATCGGTCTCGCCGACATCGCGGCCGCCGTCTTCGTCACCCCCCGCGCTGTCCAGTACGCGTTCAGCCGCCATGCCGACACCACCCCACTCGGCTACCTGCGGCGCGTGCGGCTTTTCCACGCCCACACCGACCTCGTCGCCGCAACCCCGCACGGCGCGAGCGTGATCACCATCGCTGCCCGGTGGGGCTTCAACCATCAGGGACGGTTCGCCGCCGCCTACCGCGCCGCCTACGGCGTCTCGCCCTCGGCCACCCTGCGCGCCGGCCCTGATCAGACCGCAGAATCACTCCAAACCGAGCAGCCGCCCCCGCTCACAGCACGGGCGGGTATCCCCGGGAGTGGACCGCCATGA
- a CDS encoding PP2C family protein-serine/threonine phosphatase — translation MDTMRVEEHRALETILRQAETASPSGLPELVGEVAARLGIENVTLYLADVQQEVLIPLPDATTAEQPVFPIDHSMPGWAYRTSSPRVVEAESGGMDVWVPMQDGIERVGVLGVRCASVDAPRLRFCRALALLLTLIVLSKGAHSDTFVRLQRTRPMDLPAEMVWAFLPPRTLKTPDVTSSAMMEPAYRIGGDAFDHTLIDETFHAAILDAMGHDLRAGLTSAVALAGCRNARRDGADLDELTCPVDRAIADAFPERYCTGIFLHIDTRTGLLTWTNQGHLPPLLIRAQRVVPGALEREPELPLGWNRLNDQPPTVHREQLKPGDQVLLYTDGITEARTPAGTRFGLDTFTEFLIRATAAGEPAHESLRRLIHAILEHHEGQLTDDAMIMLIEWHHG, via the coding sequence ATGGACACCATGCGTGTCGAGGAGCACCGGGCGTTGGAAACAATCCTGCGCCAGGCCGAGACAGCCTCACCCAGCGGGCTGCCCGAGCTGGTGGGCGAAGTGGCAGCAAGGCTGGGGATCGAGAATGTGACGCTGTACCTGGCCGATGTGCAGCAGGAGGTACTGATACCGCTGCCGGACGCCACCACGGCAGAGCAGCCGGTGTTCCCGATCGATCACAGCATGCCCGGGTGGGCCTACCGCACGAGTTCGCCGCGGGTCGTGGAGGCCGAGTCCGGCGGCATGGATGTCTGGGTGCCCATGCAGGACGGCATTGAACGCGTCGGGGTACTCGGGGTGCGCTGTGCCAGCGTGGATGCGCCCCGGCTGCGCTTCTGCCGGGCCCTGGCCCTTCTCCTCACGCTCATCGTCCTGTCGAAGGGCGCGCACAGCGACACGTTCGTCCGTCTCCAGCGCACCCGACCGATGGATCTGCCCGCCGAGATGGTCTGGGCGTTCCTGCCGCCCCGTACGCTCAAGACTCCGGACGTCACGTCCTCGGCAATGATGGAACCCGCCTACCGCATCGGCGGCGACGCGTTCGATCACACCTTGATCGACGAGACCTTTCACGCCGCGATCCTGGACGCCATGGGCCACGACTTGCGCGCCGGCCTTACCTCCGCAGTGGCACTCGCCGGCTGCCGCAACGCTCGGCGCGACGGCGCAGACCTCGACGAACTCACCTGCCCCGTCGACCGCGCCATCGCCGACGCCTTCCCCGAGCGATATTGCACCGGGATCTTTCTGCACATCGACACCCGTACCGGTCTGCTGACCTGGACGAATCAGGGACACCTGCCCCCGCTGCTGATCCGTGCGCAACGTGTCGTCCCTGGCGCCTTGGAACGCGAACCGGAACTGCCGCTGGGCTGGAACCGGCTGAACGACCAGCCACCGACCGTCCACCGCGAACAACTGAAGCCTGGCGACCAGGTCCTGCTCTACACCGACGGCATCACCGAGGCACGGACACCGGCCGGTACCCGCTTCGGACTCGACACCTTCACCGAATTCCTCATCCGCGCCACCGCCGCCGGCGAACCCGCCCACGAATCCCTGCGCCGCCTCATCCACGCCATCCTCGAACACCACGAAGGACAACTCACCGATGACGCCATGATCATGCTAA
- a CDS encoding DUF6480 family protein yields MNTPSNPDPDPRTTSGLDNGGGVPPGETPPAEAGMSTSTGPRRPPRRGWGKGPLIIIWALVVVCALFFLAYAIALGTR; encoded by the coding sequence GTGAATACACCCAGTAATCCCGACCCGGACCCCAGGACAACTTCCGGACTCGACAATGGGGGTGGTGTGCCGCCCGGCGAGACGCCGCCTGCGGAGGCCGGTATGAGTACGTCCACCGGTCCGCGCCGGCCGCCCCGGCGGGGCTGGGGCAAAGGACCCTTGATCATCATCTGGGCGCTCGTTGTCGTCTGCGCCCTGTTCTTCCTCGCCTACGCCATTGCACTCGGCACCCGTTGA
- a CDS encoding DUF5133 domain-containing protein, producing the protein MLMAHPAVLANLMEQYDTLRILHAENGDKEVQQRMQDIAYTLCVSTGTRDIDSALVAARHQLPGARPLDDSVLST; encoded by the coding sequence ATGCTTATGGCGCATCCGGCGGTACTGGCGAATCTCATGGAGCAGTACGACACGCTGCGCATCCTGCATGCAGAGAACGGCGACAAGGAAGTACAGCAGCGCATGCAGGACATCGCCTACACCTTGTGCGTCTCCACCGGCACGCGTGACATCGACTCCGCGCTTGTCGCCGCCCGTCACCAGCTGCCTGGAGCCCGCCCCCTGGACGACTCCGTCCTCAGCACCTAG